Within Malus domestica chromosome 04, GDT2T_hap1, the genomic segment agaaggaaagatgTGGATTCTCGAGATTGCAAAAGCACTATTTTGCCCCTCGTTGTGAAATGTGCGTAAATTTTTCATTGCACGTCTAATTAACGTCTCGTTTGCACTCACTTGTTCGTAAGGACATGTACTATCTAGAAAGACGAGAAAGAGACAAAGAGTGAAAATGACTTAGATGGCCGCGTATGATTTTCCACTTATCCCACCAGGGACACTTTCGTAATTTCAAATTTTGCAATGTTagagaataaaatacaataaaatttgGGACACCATGTGACATTATCTTTTaatcaatgttctaaaaattaGCCTAGGCGGCCACCTAGACTCTAGGCGGCGGAGCTCTGACCCGATTTAGACCAAAACAGTTAGTTAGGCAGGGAGGACATAGGCGGCGCTAGGTGGCAGTTTAGGCGGTTTGAATCTCGCTGCAATTTTCGCAATGGATCTACAACTTCCGATCTTGAACGTAGCAGCAAAGCCCTAGCGAATTTCTGCAGCTCGTCTTTATGAAGATAAGGGAAGTAAGAgtgcgaagagagagagagagagagagagagagagagagagagagagagagagagagagagagagagtattaaACATTTCAATATGTGGTGGCGCTAGTTGGATTTGAGATCCAATTTTGAGGTTCTGAAAgggtgaagaagaagaacgaagatgagggaagagagagtgcagaaagagagagagaaagagagagaaagagttacTAACAATTTTGAGATTCTATAagggcaaagaagaagaaagaggtaaGGTGGACAGGCGCCACCTTGGGTCATGTGAAAGAGGTAAGGTGGACAACATTGAAGGGTCATCAGATGGTTTTAATTGAAAGGTGATTTCAACTACTTGAAGGGTCATCAAGTTTTAATTATGAAAACCACCCACTTGCGTgggctttttatatttttaaaagtttgggatattatatatatatatatatatatatattataaattataaattatttagataatattttctttttcctaggcaagcatattatatatgtacataaaacATTCACATCTGTATGTTCTtttataagaaataacatattattcaataattatttacatcTGATATAGTacatttaattaattcatataatatataagaaatttacctaaaccGCTTAGGCCACCTAAGCACTATGCGCTAACCCTCCGCCCGACTAGTGCCTAATGTTTTTTAGAATCTTGTTTTTAATTGGCCCTCTGTTTGTGTACATATGATTTGTTAGTAATTAAATTTACGGTTTAAAAAAATGCTTTtccttttttagttttattattgGTATAAGGTGCCCCCTGATTTATATTGAACGTTTTGGTGAATCATTATAGGAATTTGTCATGTTAATAAATTGATTAATTTGGTGAGTCGTTGCTTGAATTTGTTACACTATTGAACATGACAAACTTTCTCTCCTGTGCATCACGCACATTCGCATATAATAAGCATCAGTTGACTTCATCTAATCTCAACCTTtcgttttcattaaaaaaatggaaGGCTGAGATTTGATGAAGTAAGCTGATGCTCATTCCATGCACATGTGGGTAATGCGCAAGAGAGAAAGTTTGTTAAACTGAATAGTTGGTGAATTGTGATTTGAATATTTGGTTCAGATTAACAATATGAGAACATaaagttatatttttattataattaacaTGGGATTACAATGAGACAAGGAAAATGAGATTTTTTACGATGAGGGAAATGGGATGGTAAAATCCCAAAAAACATGATTTCGTTCCTCATGAAAACTTAATTAGTCATCTTGGGCACAAATCTAAGCCGTGACTGATGTCTCCACAGCAACCTTCCCAGAGTAACCAACTTCAGATTTCCTATCAGCCTCCCAAAGCTCTGGTATTGCTTCTCTGAGGTTGTGAATGCTTTCCAAAGCAAAATCTGCACCTTTTACTCTCTGAGATGTGCCAACCTGTAACATTAAATAGTGACAAAAGATTGCATCAGCTTGTAACCAAAATCGACAAACTGTACTGCTGTACACGTCAATAATGATTGATTTCTTTCGGAGTTTTCACGAGATCCGTTGAATATGAGTTGGTATGATATTATTTTTGGTATAAAGTTATCAATTGCTTACCAGTACAGTTTGAAGTCCCACTCTTTTGCCAGCTTGTATGTTGCGGACACTATCTTCAAAGAACAACTGAAAGAGCCAAAAATACCAACCAAAGATTAGCATAAGTAAATAGTATCTAAAGAACCTGCAGATATTCAAATTTTGAGATGAGAATATAAATGTTTCTTACTGTTCTTTGAGGGTTGATGTTGGCTATCTTGAGAGCCCGTTCGATGGAGTCTTCAGATGGTTTGCAGACGATTGGAGTTTTGGGTAGTTTGGAAGTGGGGTTTGGTGTAGCAAAATGGCCAATGATGTCAAAAATTTGAGAGCTGCTAGTAATGGAGGTAGTGCTGCTTAATCCCACGAATTCGATGTCATCTTCGTCGTCAGAGACAGTGTTTTTGTGAATCGGATTGAGGGTCTCAAAGCAGATAATCCCTTCAAAAATGTCTTCCAATCCAAGCCTGCTTAGTGCTTTAGCAGCATGGATCTTGTCTGCATTTGTGAATATCTGTTTGGCGTAGAAAACAGAAATAATTACCATAAAGAAGAAAGATTAAAACTCTTGTCACGTGATGTGAGAGACGGGAATAAATAACCAGTTACACAGTAGATGCTTACAATCTTCCTGTAAGGCAGGTTCAGCAAGAGGCTCCTCAAAACCGGGTCGGGTTTTATGTTGTCATAAGGTAATCTTCCATGGACAAAACTGTGATATTTATCGTAGTCAAAGTCATAGCCAATTGCCTGCAAAGAAGGACCCCAAAGCttagaaataaattataataGTGCCAAAAATATGGGGAAgtatttagaaaagaaaaaagtaccCTGAGACCAGCCATTGTTGTTCCATAATTCTTGTACAGAAGGTTACCCAACTCAGGGATTATGCTCCTGTCAATGCCAAGCTTTTCAACCATATAATCTGcaggaaaaaaaggaaaattattaaATACGAAATATGATGATATGAAAAATGCTGAACGACCATGTTGGCAGTTCCAAGGCCTTGCTTAGAATACAAAAGTATTACCTTCTATGTTGATTCTGCATGCTGTGGCAATCCCACTACTATAGGGATACAGTGTATCATCAAGATCTGCAAAAGTTCAACCAATAGTGGTCTAAGATGATTGCTTTACAAGTTAACTCGTATTCGTACACAATTTTCCGAAAGTAAAAGGGCTTACCGAACAAAAGGCAATCGTACTTTGTCCTCTGAGCCTGCATGAATCGATCGTCGAATTCCATTTCGTTCAAGAAACCTTCAGAAAACAGCAAAGGGAAGTGAACAATGAGTTCCATGAAACCTTAAATCCACACAAGTTTATATCAAGTTTCATTTTCGGTctcaaactaaactttaaaaaaacatataattagtGGCCCCTGTTGACTCAGATTACtaccaaaagaagaaaaggatttTCAAAGCCATACTACCAAATAGCTTAGCGTGGAATTGGATAAGGGTTTCTTAGTTTCTGAATGGACAATCCACAGCTGCTACTATAATTGAATCAAGAGAGGAGGTGGACCAATGGCTTTATGGGAATTTAAATTTGGATATAAATTTACATTACAACCTAGTAAAAGTTGTGTTTAGTTTATAATTAAGATCCTGCATTAGATCAATGTATAAAGCTAAAAAAggtaaaattaaacaaatataaaGCTAAAAAAGgtaaacttaaacaaagtttGATGTGTGATTATTTCAAGCACTTCCCATAGTGTATCATAACTTTAGGGAACAAGAACAACTCATTCAATAAATTTTAGAACttaaaactatttttaatttggattAGGAAAAAAATTGTTGGGTTCTTGGGCGAGCCTCAAAGTATGAATTGATTTAGGTTAATGATCAAAATAATGTTCCTTTGGTGTAAATTAAATTTGATCAAGAACCAAAAATTTTGTGCAAAGTGGATGTcatatgaaatgaaatgaacCACTTTGGTCATATAAATGATGTTTGATGGAAatccaaattttcaaaaaatcGGTTGGAAATGTATTTGGTCAAAAGATTGAATATGTGACTTACCAGATTAAAATGCCAATACCAAAATGatgaacgagagagagagagagagagagagagagagagagagagagagtttcttTCTTGCAAGAAGAGAACtctggggagagagagagagagagagagagagagagcacaatGCTAAAGGGCACTGAAGAACGAAGGAGTGGGAGGAGGAATGAGGGTAGAAGAGGTGGGTTTAAATAGGCAAAACCGTTGTGTAATTCCCACGAGTTTgtgtatttttaaatttgtttgaatagattattaattttttttcatctcaaatcacgttcagttaaattaatttttaaatgtcTACGACtcagaagtaacaagaaaatgTGAAAGAAAGAAGGCAACAGGAAGAAGGCAAATGCCAACTGGTTCCCAAAGGTTGAAAGGGTTGAACCAAATGTTGTATTATGTGGACTCTCTTTGTCCAGAAAATTTCAGTTTTGCCACCATCTCCATCTCACTTTCCTTTCATGGTCCAAATCTACCCTTCTAGTTTATTTACAATATTCCATAAATACCCCTGCATTTGTAAGCAAGTGGTAACTGGTAAGTTGTTTTAAAACAAGGGGATGCCATATATTGGTGCCAAAGGTGGTGAGAAGGAGCATAATTAATCTTTCTATTATCTCTGGTTTAATCTAAACTTTCTAAATTTAGCATTCTAGCTAATAGGTATATATGCTAATATGCTAAGAAACTGCTATTCTAATTCTCATCTTATCTATTCATATGCTTCACTGTCAAAAGTTGTGTaataaggatgaggatcctgtCCGGATCTTCTTTGGGATTCTCACATTCTTTCcatttatcgtacatcatgTGGTTAGTTTTCATTAtgtactgtttgtgtttaatttttagTAAACAAGTTTTATAATGATTTATGgttgcacgatgtacgataaacggatgGGATGTGAGGATACCTATggtcctcacaaagaggatccgtaTGAGATCCAAATCCGTGTAATAACTAATATCTACTACTTGATGGAAAGATACTTGCACTTAGACTtgacaatttcttacacgacccATTGAACCGACAAGAGACGATACGAAAACAACAGGTTTCAGGCCAatccgttaataacgggttcttaacaagTCTACTCGCATGTAACCTGTTTCAactcgttaagaaaaatataaatttggtaatttttaactACAAAAAAATCTTACTACAATAGCCATAAAATTTAAGTGAGATTAAATCTTTACGTGAAAGAGAGTGCTAATGTGGAAAGCTTACTAAAAACATCATCACTCTAACTCTTAAAGACAATAGATCATCCCAAAGTTTCAATGATGAAAATTCAAGGGTTTTGCTGTAAAAAACAACATGCAAATTTTGAGTCACATTAGCAAGGTTCTGACTTTTGAGAAAAGACTCTACaacattggaaaaaaaaactccCCTTCATTTTGCAGTTTGCATATCCTTGTacgtttgatattttgtagtaATGTAGTAATGTTTTTCATTAGACTCTTATTTTGGGGTATGTAATACTtgaagaaaaatgtgtttttattgtttgaagtaatattatgtgacaatatggtatgtagaTACTAAATTAGTATGACATTTTTCATTAGATTATTTATTgaagtaaaatatattttctttaacaggTAACGGATCAGGTTGAATTACTAGTTAATGTTAAAGTGTTGAGTTGGGGGGGGGGTCATATTACGCATTCATTTTAACAGGTTTGACATGaaaccactgttctaaaaatccccgcctaagTACTAGGCAGCTGGCCGCTATGCCGATTAAttcccatttgaaaattaagaaatggcatCTATACCTACCTCGACACCTGCCTAAAttgcctaggcacccgcctaaccCACCCAAACTCGCCTAAGTACCCGCCTAACCCACCCAAACTCGCCTAGGCAACTATCAGTTAGACAGAAAATATATAACTTTATTTTTGCATTatattctaatactttataatatgtatgtcattctattttgcaaATTAGGTATCCCaattcaattatgtatttttttaagtaaaactAGGCACTTATGTAtctgatatataataaatttacttaaatcctcCTAGTCTGCTTAGGCCCCCTCCTAGCCACCTAGGTGTTAGGCCTCAACCCACCACCCAACTAGCGTATATCGTCTTTTAAAACCTTGCACGACACGAtctgttaagatatcgggtatgtcaCAAAAATGACATGAACACAGCAACACACGACACAGTCATCATGTTGCACTTACCTATAAGGACCTAAGGTGGTCCTCTTTCTCTATCCCAAGCTGCGATTCACAAATTTTTATCATGCACATGTTATAATATGAactattcattttcataagtatcatttaaagatcacttctgaaaagaaaattgttttgtccACCCCAGAAGGTAATTTTAATATGGCCAGTTACCCCTCTTTTGTAATCAATTTCGCTACAGCACCTGCTATTCTAGCTAATTGTCCATCCTTTCCAAGTGTGATTTCTATGTTATGTATGGCTGTGCCTAAGGGCATATCGGTTAAAGTAAATTCTTctttttaatcaattaaaacccCTTCCCAAACTGTACAAGCTTCTTCCAAATCAATCAAACTAAAAATTGTTTAATCATCTATATGTATGACCAAATCAATGGTTTTGCAGCATTTAAGATCTTTATAATGAACCAACCATTTTCTTATACATATGGATGACTACACAATCTcgaatttaattgattttttttttcaaagatgcTCTTCAAAAGATGTGTAAAAAAAGGAACAGTTATAATTATGAGATTTATATAATGCAAATTTGTTAATTACAAGTACGGCTAATGATATTAATTACAAAGTACTTGGGTCATCTCCAATGATATTCGTATATTTAGCCCCTATTCCTAAATATGGTaaccaaaaatataatatttatagGAATTGTGCCGGACTATAATTTTCCATCTCCAATAGTGCTAACTCACACATCAACTACTATGTTTTGTTTAGCATGTTCGTCTCCTTAGTGCTATCTTTGAGGCATTGATGGTAAGCCTTGCAAAAAGCTCGATCATCATTTCATGTCCAATTTTGACCCTTTGTAGTGCCATCCATGTTTCAAGCAATGTGGAGTATGACCCTTTGTAGTGCCATCCATGTTTCAAGCAATGTGGAGAATGAAATGAGggagaagaaaaaatagaaagaaaatgtTTGAAGGAAAGAGTGAATAAGTAGTgaatgtgaattttttttttttttgggtgcaaAGGTGTGAATTTGTTAGATAGTAAGGTTGCTATTTATAGATTTttatttgggaatttttttctaaatcaaacggcATATCACCTGTGGTTGCAAGATTTTAAGGTGGGATCATTGTAGCCCATTTTCTCTCCAACGTGAGCACATGCGTGTGCACCATAAACAATGTTGACGTGGGAATGAAGTGGGCTATGTTTGTTTAGCATGTACCTCATTGTCTACCCTATGATCAATTCTTGATATACACATG encodes:
- the LOC103433427 gene encoding phosphate metabolism protein 8-like; this translates as MEFDDRFMQAQRTKYDCLLFDLDDTLYPYSSGIATACRINIEDYMVEKLGIDRSIIPELGNLLYKNYGTTMAGLRAIGYDFDYDKYHSFVHGRLPYDNIKPDPVLRSLLLNLPYRKIIFTNADKIHAAKALSRLGLEDIFEGIICFETLNPIHKNTVSDDEDDIEFVGLSSTTSITSSSQIFDIIGHFATPNPTSKLPKTPIVCKPSEDSIERALKIANINPQRTLFFEDSVRNIQAGKRVGLQTVLVGTSQRVKGADFALESIHNLREAIPELWEADRKSEVGYSGKVAVETSVTA